ATTTTTTAGACCAACTGTCAACGATTTGTTGACCCAATATGGAACCATCATGAAATACAACAATATTCATGGTACGGTGTCATCTCGCTTGACTGTGTCATTTTGTATATAGCCTAGCTTATGACTGACGGAGCAGATTGGTTCATGTGCGGGGAGCACACGGAAATTACTCTGAAAACCCAAGTACAGAGGCATCCGTATGATTTCTGGACTGGTTAGTGGTTAGAGCTCAAAATCAACAGGTAGGGCGGGTGTAATCTGTCGCAGCCGGTCATTTCGTTATTTGCTGAGGCGTTGGGTCCGCCCATGTCGGAAATTGATGATTGGATGTGAATGCTTCTAGGTTTAAAAAAGTCGCCCCCCAGTTTGGAACAAGGGGCGACTCATTCTTTATCGGTAAATTTGTAGGATGTTCCTTAACTTATCCAGCCCAATTTTCACGAATTCTATGGTACCCACAACACCTATTGACTACGGGTCCACGGTCTACTCGACGGTGACGCTTTTGGCGAGGTTACGCGGCTTGTCGACGTCATTGCCGCGGACGACAGCTGCATAGTACGCGAGTAGTTGAAGAGGTATCACAGCAGCAATCGGCGCAATCAAAGGCGAAGTACGCGGTAGGTAGATGACCTCATCCACTGATTTTTTCAGTTCCTCGTCGCCAGCCCACGTAAGCCCGAGCACAAAGGCGTCGCGAGCCTTCACTTCCTTGATGTTGCTAAGTGTCTTCTCATAGAGGTCTGTCTGCGTTGCCAGCGCAATCACTGGTACACCTTCGGTAATCAGAGCGAGCGTACCATGTTTCAGCTCCCCGGCAGCGTAGGCTTCCGCGTGAATGTAGGAAATCTCTTTAAGCTTCAGCGCACCTTCAAGAGAGACGGAATAATCAAGACCGCGGCCAATGAAAAAGGTGTCCCTCGCCTCTTGATAATCCTTTGCAAACTGTTCAATCCGCGGTGCCGCATCGAGGACCTGCTCCGCGACGGCGGGGAGCCCATCCAGTGCACTGAGCAATTCGGCCTTGTCATCCGCAGCAAGCGTCCCCCGCTCCTGACCGAGATAAGCGGCGAGCAGGTACAAAGCAACGAGCTGCGTGGTATATGCCTTTGTCGACGCAACAGCGATTTCCGGCCCCGCCCATGTGATGAGAACGTCATCCGCTTCTCTCGCCGCTGAGCTGCCGACGACGTTTGTAATGGCAAGAACACGCAGTCCTTTCATCTTGCTGTCGCGAAGCGCCGCTAGGGTATCGGCAGTCTCCCCGGACTGCGTGATGATGATGACAAGTGTGCGCGGAGTAATCAGCGCATCGCGATACCGATATTCGGAAGCAACGTCTATCTCGACCGGGATCTTCGCCATTTTCTCGATGGCGTCCTTACCGACGAGCCCCGCGTGCCAGGAGGTGCCACACGCAACGATGTGGATGCGGTCAATGGCTTCTAAGTACTCCTTTGTAAAGGACAACTCCGGGAGTTGTACCGAGTCAAGGTTCTCTGCGACCCGCCCCGTTAAGGTATCTCGAATGGCTTTCGGCTGTTCGTGAATCTCTTTGAGCATGAAATGCTCGAATCCGCCGCGTTCTGCTGACACTGCATCCCAAGTGACGTGCAAGACCTCTTTCTCAACAGGGCGCAGTTCAGCCATCGTGACGGCACCGTTTAGTGGGTAACACGTAACACCGTCCCTGCGGACAATCGCCAGCTCACCGTCGGCGAGCACGTAGACGTCCCTTGTGTACTCGAGAATGGCAGGAATGTCGGAGGCGATAAAGTTCTCCCCTTCACCGAGGCCAACAATCAGCGGACTGGATTTACGCACCGCGATTAACGTATCCGGGTGGTCTTCGGCCATGACAACGAGTGCGTAGGCTCCGCGGATGCGCTGTGTAACTGCAAGCACCGTTGCGGCAAAATCACCATTGTAGAGTTCTTCCATCAGATGAGCAATCACTTCTGTGTCCGTTTCCGATTGAAAACGGTGCCCCTTTGCTATCAATTCCTCGCGGATTTGGACGTAGTTTTCGACGATCCCGTTATGCACAACCGCAAACCTGCCATGGCAGTCCTGATGCGGATGAGCATTCTCATCGGATGGTCTGCCATGAGTCGCCCACCGCGTGTGGCCGATTCCAAGTTCCCCCACGACAGCTTCTGTCAACAGTTTATCCTCCAGGTTCCCCAACCGTCCGACAGCTTTCACAATAGAGATCTGACCATTACTGAGTGTTGCAATCCCTGCTGAGTCATAACCGCGATACTCCAACTTGGCGAGGCCACCTACCACCACGTCTTGGACGTGGCGTGGACCGATGTAACCGACAATACCGCACATGGACAGAAATCCCCTTCAGAGCCTACAGTCCCTTTGTCCTGCCGGTTACCCGTCAGATTTCAGGTCCTGTGTTCGGTGCGGCCTCACACCGGGGGGCACCCGCCGAATGGTTCGCCAACCCCCACCGCGTCAACTGAGGAAAAATTCTCCGTCACTCCTCAGTCCGGGCGCTTTTCATGCAACGATGGTGTATCAGATTCACCAAGTCACAAGGGCGTCTCTCACGCCAGTCAGTTGTGCTCTATCCTCGTGTGGACGCGACTTAGCTCGAGGATTTCTCGACCTCTAAAGCAACAGTCGGCCATCACGATGTCTGCAGACGACTCGTCCGCGTGTTTCACGCCGCCGTCATTCCCCCTTTCAAAAAGTGGTTTCAGCAAGTGGTTTCAACAAGTGGTTTCAACAAGTGGTTTCAAAAAGTAGTACGGCAGCAAAGACTTGTTTACGACGGTCACAGCGACCGTCGTACTCAACAAGACCTTATCATAACGTATTTCGCTACTGGCTGTCACGGGAAGATTTTGTCGCGCTGTTACACGCCAATTTCTTCTCGGATGACGGTGGCAATCTGATGGACGCACTCCTGCAGCAACTGTTCGTTCGGACCTTCTGCCATAACCCGAACAATCGGCTCCGTACCGGATTCCCGCACCAAGAGGCGACCGCTCTCACCGAGACTCACTTTCCCTGCTGCAAGAGCTTGCTGAATTCGGTCTCTGTCGCGCCAAAGTGTTTTGTCCGTGACCCGTACATTTTCAAGGATTTGTGGGTACCTGGTCATGACCTGACGGAGTTCAGACAGTGGCTTGCTGGCATCAACCATCATATCGACCAGCTGCAAAGCGGTTAAAACCCCGTCCCCTGTCGTCGTGTGATTGAGGAAAATGATATGACCAGATTGCTCACCACCGAGAACCAACGCTTCCTCACGCATAGCTTCCATCACGTAGCGGTCACCGACAGCGGTGGTCTGCACACGAATACCTAGGTCTTTCATCGCTTGCATAAACCCGAGGTTACTCATGACTGTCGCTGCCACTGCATTGTTTTTCAGCTCGCCGCGACGGTGCAAAGCCTCGGCACAGATTGCCATGATGTAATCTCCGTCCACCATCTGACCTGTGCCATCCACCGCGATGACGCGGTCCGCATCTCCGTCAAACGCCAAACCAAGGTCTGCTTGATGCTCCAAAACCGCTCTCTGGACCACATGAGGATGGGTAGATCCGCACCCGACATTGATGTTGGTGCCATCCGGTTGCATATAAAGTGATGTCACTTTCGCCCCAAGCCGCTCAAAGACGGACGGTGCAAGATTGTACGCAGCCCCGTTTGCACAGTCGAGTACAATGTGCAGTCCGTCGAAACGATGCTTCACTGTACCCATCAAGAACTTTCGGTATACCTCGAGAGCGGGTTCTTGATACAGTCGCCCAACGGAACTGCCGATGGGGCGTGGAAGTGTCTCGCTCTCGTCAATGAGTGCTTCAATTTGGTCCTCGACCGCGTCGAGCAACTTGAACCCGTCTCCGCCGAAAAATTTGATGCCGTTGTCTTCAACCGGATTGTGGGATGCCGATATCATCACACCAGCGTCGGCACGCAAATGACGTGTCAAATAAGCGACACCCGGTGTACTGATGACACCGAGTTGCAACACATCGACCCCGACTGAAAGAATGCCGCTGACGAGTGCAGCTTCAAGCATGTCGCTGGACACCCGGGTGTCCTTGCCAACGACGATGCGGGCGCCCGAAACGCCCTCCGTAAGTACGTACGCCCCCACACGCCCTAAGCGAAATGCCAATTCTGGCGTGAGCTCTTGATTTGCAACACCGCGTACACCATCTGTACCAAACATGCGAGTCAAAGACCTCGCTCCTCTCTCATATCAAAACGGGCCGATTTGGCCAAGAAACACGCGTTTATTGAACCTGATTACTTGTCGTTGTCGTCTGATTTAAAGCCCCTGCGGCATTTGCTGCTGCGTTCCCAGATGCGTTGCCCGTGGTTGAGTTGCCAGCAGCATTCGAAGTCGTGTTTGCCCCCGCCTGCGTCACCGAAACAGGGAACCTGTTTTGCGACAGCTGCGTGACGCTCACCCAATTCGGAACCGACACGCTCACAGGTGCCGACGTTGAGCCCGTTGTCAGGTTACTCGCGTCAATATACGCCACCAAGTCAGATGTGCGCAACTGGGAAACAATTGACACAGGTCCGCTGACGCGAATATCGAGAGTGTGCGTGCTGCCCAAGCTAACGGAGAGCCCTTGCGGCATGTTGACCACTTGAACGGGTACGCCTTTGAAAGTTCGGGCCGCACTCTTCTCCACCTGCACCGTAACTTGAACACTGTTCGGCTGTACCCGTGACCAGCCCGCTTGCGGGACGATTGGGATGTTGAGCGTCTGCGTGGCACTCAGTCGGCTCACATCAACTGGTAGACTCATCGTGGATAGGTTGGCAGTGACATCAGGAGGTGCGGTGACATTGACGGACGACTGTGTCAGGCCGAGTCCACTTATGGCATAACCAGGGGCAGGCGTGCCGACAACTTCTGGCATTATCTTCACTGCCACCTGGGGCGGTTCAATGCGAACGACCGTGGTGACGTTGACCGGATCGACCTCAACCCCCGCAACTGGTCGCCCATTCTTGTCGATGGGTTCCAGCGTGAGTGTGTGCGACACAGTGGTCTTCGCGGCCTGCACAGAGATGTCCGCTGTAACGGCGACAACACGCTCAACGGCAGAACTCACACCACTCACTTGTACAGTCTGCACGTCAGGCTGCACCTTTCCAACTTGATACCCTGTTGCCGGAGTCCCCGTGACCTGGATACGCACGGGCTTACTTGCCGTCACCTTTTTTTCCAGGGTGACCTGTATCGCTTGCGGGATAATCGAGTATTGTACAGCCGGCATGTTAGCGGCCTTGAGAACAAGTGTATGCGTGCCTGGTCCAAGCCCACGCCCGTCCGCATCGACTTGCACACCCATCATCTGGCTCGGGAGCGAGTTGGTATCAACCAGACTCCCCTTGACCTCAATCACAACCGTCGGATGGTCAATGGAGGTGACCATCATGTCCGGGGCAACCGTGACCTGTACCGCATACGGAAAATCCTTTGCAGTGAATGCTGACTGCCCGGGCGAGGATGACGGCTGCGGCGCGTTGACAGTAAACCAAAGAATGCAGGCGAGAATAACGGCGACAATTCGCAGCACCAGATTGTTGTTCAGAAATCTGTCCACTACGATTCCGCCTTTCTTCCCAGCAAGTGCAACCGCCTTGTGCGCCTTGGGGTAAGGAGCGTTTGCAGCAACTCAAACAGCGCGTTCTCACTTAAATCACGGGTGAGCACGCCATCGACTGCAATCGAAATCTTCCCTGACTCCTCAGAGACAACCACAGCAACGGCATCAGATTGCTCGGTCACACCAAGTGCGGCCCGATGTCTCGTGCCAAGTTCTTTGTCGAGATTTCGGTTCTCCGTAAGCGGCAAGAAGCACCCGGCAGACACGAGCCTGCGTCCACGAACGACCACGGCGCCGTCGTGTAAAGGGGTATTTGGGATGAACGTATTAATGAGCAACTGCGAGCTCACCAATCCCTCAACAAGTGTACCGGTCTCGATATATTCTGTCAGTCCAGTTTCGCGTTCAATGACGATAAGTGCCCCAATCTTTGCCTTCGCCAGCACCTGGGTGGATTTCACGATTTCCGCTATCAGTTGCTGCGTCTCTTCAGGCGCCGTACTTCGGAAAGACAGCGAGAAAAATCCGCCGCGTCCGACCTGTTCAAGCGCTCGACGCAACTCGGGCTGGAACACAATCGGAATCGCAAATAGCCCCAGCGTCAGGATCTTGTTTAAGAGCCAATTCACTGTGGTCAAATGCAGCAAACTGCTCAGACCCGTCGCCAATAAGATGACGATGACACCCTGCAGAAGCTGCACCGCCCGCGTACCCCGGATAAGCAGCAGGAGCCGATATAGAAGATACGCCACGATAATGATATCAATGGCGTTCAAGACGTTGAACCGCTCGATTGCACTGAGCCACGCATCCAAGGCACTGTCACCCGATTCGGACAAACTTCTTAACCATTGTTCCCTACAAATTATACCTCGTCAAGTGGACATCCTGCCTGTAGGGTCCAATCTTCGGGTGGAATCCTTGGTGCAGACTCGCTACTTCTGGGCTCGTTTCAATTTTCCCCCGCGTGCCATGTCTTTCGCGCTGGCCCGCCGATAGACCGCCATCAGCACTTGGGCAATTGCCCCGTGGCCGGCATCATTTGGATGAATTGGGTTTCCCACAATGCGAAAATCCCGAATCGTCCCGCGCCGGTAACCTTCGACAAGACGGGCTTCGCGACCGTCAAACCTGGCATCAACATCGGCTATCAAGAGCCGATAACGATGTGCGACCTTGCGAACGCAGTCATTAACGAGCTTTGTGTACTCTGTCGCAAGGATTGAATTTGGAAACGGGTTGTATAAGGTCGCAATGATGAATTTGCTCTGTGGGCGTTTCACCATTTCAACGATGCTGACCAAATTTTGATAATAGCGGTCCGCCACCTTGATAAGATGAGCGTGATTCCCATTTAACAAAAACGGAGAGGAGCGCAAGAGGTCATTGCCGCCCACCATTAAAGTGACGATTTTTGCCTCATCAAACAACGTCGGCTGCAGTGCTTTTGTGGCTTTGACCAGTTTTGTTGACGTCCACCCTGGCCGCGCGTGAAGAAACACATTGACTTTCTCCTGTTTCGAGATGCCTCGAGCAAATCGCTGGACAAACGATTTGCTCGGATTGGTCGATGAATAGCCGTAGGTCACTGAGTCACCCAGCGCTACGTACAGCAAAATCGTCAGCCCCTTGCCAGGACCAGTCGGTCACTTTCCGCTCTTGGTGAATCGTCACCAAATGGCCGTTACCAGATGCCGCTTACCAGATGGCACGTACCAGATGGCGCTCACCAGAAGGCGGTTAATAGTAACCTATTGTGTCTTGGCACAGGGCGTGACACGAGGAACAGTTTAGAAGTGGAATAATTTTGTCAAACCACCGTTTTACCAAACAGAGACTCAACCAACTCGACGGCCATCTCAGCAGTTCGGTTGCGGTTATCGAGAATCGGATTGACCTCAACAACGTCGACCGATACCAATCGATTCGATGCAGCCAGAAGTTCCATGGCCAGATGACCCTCGCGGTACGTTACGCCGCCGTGGACGGGAGTGCCTACGCCCGGGGCGAACATCGGATCGAGTGCATCGAGATCGAGGCTGAGATGAATTCCATCTGTGCCATTGCCAGCAATCTCAATCGCCTCTTCCATGACCGGGCCCATCCCGGCCCTGTCAATTTCCGTCATCGTGTACACCTTAATACCAGATTCACGGATAAGGCGAACTTCATCGCTGTCAACAGACCGCGCTCCGACGAGAACGACATTCTGAGGATTGACTTTTGGCGTAAACCCTCCGATGTTCAGGAGTTGCTTATGCCCGTACCCAAGTGCAACTGCAAGCGGCATGCCGTGAATGTTACCAGACGGGGTGGTTTCCTCCGTATTCATATCTCCGTGCGCATCGAACCATATGACCCCGACGTTACGGTATTTTGATGCGACGCCGGCGACGCTGCCAATGGAGATGCTGTGGTCACCTCCGAGGATAATGGGCACATGGCCATCTTCAACAACTTTCTTTACGGAAGTGTACAATGCCTCTGACACGCGGATGACCTCATCGAGGTACTTTAACTTTTCGTCCTTCACGGTGTGCATCTCAGGCATCGGAACGTCGATATTGCCGAGGTCCTTCACGTCGCAACCGAGTGACCTTAATTTCTCCAAAAGACCCGCATAGCGAATGGCGCTCGGCCCCATGTCGACACCGCGTCGACCCTGTCCCAAATCAGATGGGGCTCCAATAATTCGAAGTTCAGTCATGTACATTTGCTCCTTTCGGTTATGTACTGCCGCAGGAAGTTAGAACCCAGGACTCGTGCCAGCAATAACTTACAATGACTTATGCAGTGACTTAACTTATGCAGTGACTTACACAATGACGGATGCAGTGACTTAACTTATGCAGCGACTGATGCAGTGACTGATGCAATCACAAAGCACCTGGAATGTGATGAATATGGCTCACAAGCAGATGCGGCGTGATGGTTCCTTCGATGGTTGCTGCAACCAAGAGCAGGCCGATGGGGTATGGCAAGAGCCGCAAGGTGTGGCGAAATTCACGCCGAAAGACACCATCGGATCGGTCGTAAGCCGGTTGCACGCGGAACACGGACGTTTGCAGCCGGTACCACACTGACTGGACAGCAACATAACCCAAGTGAATACCTAAGACACCACACCATACAAACGCGGGCAGCTCGAACAATCCATGTGGGAGTACGCCGAACGCGAAAATGCGCCATTCAGGTACGCCGAGCTGGTGCGACTCAGTTGCGATGACGTAGCCCAAAGTCAGTCCATTCATCCACATCGCCCAAGCGGGATAAATACCTGCCGTGATAATACCTGACACAACCATCACAACGAGGGCAGCAAAGAGGTTGTGCACAAAGATAACGCCGATGGTCCGAAATACGGAGTGAAACATGCCTGACTGCAAGGCAAGTCGCCGCAGTTGGTCGAGGCTCGGCGATAAAAGGCTCGCGAAGCGCCCCGGCCAAGTCGCTCCTGCAATATATCCAGCGAAAAGGAGCAGGCAGCACAAGGCCCAAACCCACCATTGCCGATCTTCCCACGAGGTTTTCATTGCGGTCCCCCTGACGGTATTGTATAGGTCTTGTACGCTCGGCATACACTTTCCGTGATTCCTGTAGAAGTGGAGGTTATGCACATGCGTGCCAGACGTACATTGTTTCTGCTCACACTAATTGCAACCGTCTTCATGGGCATGATGTCCCCTGTCAGTACACCGCTGTATGCGCAGGCCAAAGAAACACAAGCCAAACCGCATGCAATTTACAAAGTCGACACAGACAAGAAGGCTGTCGCCCTGACGTTTGACATCTCCTGGGGTAACAAAACACCTGAACCCGTGCTCGAGATTTTGAAAGAAAAACACGTGACAAAAGCCACGTTTTTCTTGAGCGGTCCGTGGACATTGCGGCACCCGGAAATCGCCAAGGACATCAAAGAGATGGGCTTTGAAATCGGGAATCACGGCAATCTGCACAAAGATTTTTCAAACTATCCCGATTCCTGGATAAGGCAACAGGTTCAGTTGTCTGAGAAAGCAATTAAACAGGTCACGAACGTCAAGACAAGACTCATCCGGACTCCAAACGGGGACTTTAACCCGAGAGTCATTCAGTGCCTGAACGGCATGGGTTACACGGTCATCCAGTGGAACACTGACTCACTCGATTGGAAGAACCCGGGCGTGACGGCAATTACCAACCGGGTCCTAAACCGTGCGGTTCCCGGTGACATCATTCTCATGCACGCCAGCGATTCTTCAAAACAAATCACGCAGGCCTTGCCACAAATTATTGATGGACTGAAAGCAAAAGGTTACCAGTTTGTTACGGTGTCGGAACTCCTCACACAGGCAAAGGTTAAAACACAGGTTCAATGACCGCGCCGTGGGCGTCGGTTCAGGGATTTTCGGTTCCCTGAACCTGCGCCTGGGCTTTTTTTTCGCGGCGTTGTTGTTTCTTGTCTGCCTTCGCTTGGGCCTTGGCCAATTTCACGCGTTCTCGATACTGCACTCTGTCCTCGGCCTGTTTCGCCCATACCGCTTGCCGTGCCTCCGTGGACAAGAGCTTTCCGTAGATAAGCAACAGGTATACATTGCAGACCATCATCACAAGGCCTGTTTGATTGACAATTGCACCCGCCGACTCCGCTCGGATAACCAGCAGCCAATCGACAATGGTAAACACATAGAGATAGAACACAGACGGAAGGAAACTTCCTCGCCCCGACAAGCGCCGCTTAACAACCGCCGCGACAATGGCGACCGCGAGTGGCCACAATCCCTGAATGAGATACGCACTTAGCGCCGTGTGGTTCGCTGGATGTCTTACGGTATCAATATGATACCGCCACCACAACATGTCATAGAGGACGAGGACAAGAATTAGCCCTTGTGTCCACCTCCACACTCGCCGTGGGAGAGTCATGGCTGCGATAAAGTTCAACGTGAGATAGGCCCAAAACCCCATCAAACTTGTGGTTGCCAGGAAGGCTCCAGATACGAGCCCGACAAACCATGGGACGTGCAGCCACAGCCCCAAAACGCTGGTCATTATTCCGGCAACAGCACCGAGAACAACAGTGCTGACAATCAAAAAGATAAATTGGTTTAAACGCATCGGCTCTCCTCCTACCGCTCCATGATAGCGCAGCAAAGTTTATGGTACAAACCTCGATTTTGACGAGCTCATAAGTATGGGCCTGAGCGTACCGCATCAACCTGCTGACGAGCGGCACCCTGTAGGCGGGTGGGCATTGCTCTGTAGGCTGACAGTCAGCGTTCTTTGAGCTGACTGTCAGCGCTCTCAGCGGACGGACAACACCATCGGCGCCGAGCCCCTTGCCCCGGCGGACGCGCAACAGCCTCAGCGGACGGATAGCATCGTTGCCAGGCTCGCATAACTGGTGGACCGGGGACAAACAATACACAATGCAGGCAAGGCGGAGGTGACTGTAGGTGAAACAGAAGTACACAGTGCTCGGGGTCATAATAAGTTGCTTCTTGTTGGCTGGGTGTGGAGGGGGTAGTGCAGCCGCCGATGCAGCCAACTCGCAACCAGATTACACCAGCACAAAACAAATGGTACTTGATATCCTCCATTCCGGGGATGGAAAGACGGCTATCAGCGAGGTCTTGAAGGATCCAACACTCAAGACACAGTTTCTTGTGTCTCAAACAGATGTAACGACCGCTATGGAAAAGGCATTGACAAGCGGTAAGAATGAATCACTCCTGAGTCAGCAGCTCAAGGATCCCAAATTTGCAGCCGCGCTGTCCAAGGCCATAGAGCCCGAACTTATTCAACAGCAAAAACAACTGATGAAGGATCCAACATATCAAAAGGACATGCTGGTCTTGCTCAAATCCCCTGACTTCACCAAAGAGCTGGAGGATCTGATGCAAACCCCCACATTTCGAGGACAAATCATGAAGGTCATGACTGAAGCGCTGCAAACCCCGGCTTTCCGCATGCAATTTCAAGATGCACTGAAGCAAGCTGTCGCTGATTCAATGCAATCTGCAGGCGGTCAAGCTGGAGGTCAAGGTAACAAATCGGGCTCGAGTAGCGGTGGGAGTAGCGGCGGTCAGGGAGGTAGCGGTGGCAGCAGCGGTGGCGGCGGAGGTTGAGACTAAGGTAATCGGGGCTCCGGTGGTCGAGGAGGTTGCGAGTATGGCTCGCTACCAAGAATGACTCCCTGTAGGGAGAGCGCGAACTAGTCCCTGTAGGCAGAGCGTGGCCGAGCGGAGATAACGCTTCGAGAGAGAGTGTCTATTAACAGGAGCCGTAAGGCTCCTGTTTTCCTTTGTTAGGGAATTTTTTGAAGGTAATTGGATACAAATGGTTGAATTTTGGTTGCTAACCTTGGGTTTCCCACGCTCAATTCCTCCATTTTTGCTTCCTTTTCCACTTTAGAGGCAGACGGGGGCCTCTAACGGCTTACCTCGGTTCAATAACTCCTTCACCATTACCTTTACATTGACCACCATAGAGGTAATCTTAACGTCGATCCGCAACTTGCTACGACCACGGGTTCGGGGCTTTCCGAGTCCGTGGTGACGTTTCATTTCGTTATTGGTGCGCTCAATTTCGTATCGAGCTCGAAGTGCCTCTTGACCCTCCTGGCTCGCATTGTACTTCTTTGCCTCCTGAATCAGTTCCCAGTAGTCACTCACGAACACAGTACGTCCCTTTGCATGGTCGGTGCACTGCGCACGTAAAGGGCATGCTGTGCAATCCTCTTCAGCAAATCCATGTTGTGTACCCTTAGATTGCTTAATGTGGTTCTTTCGGACTGACGTGTACCCACCAGGACACACGACCACGTCACGTTCCGGTATGTATGTGAAGTCTTCAGCTCGAAATGCCTTTCCGGACGGGTTCGTGAATTTGGGCAACGGTGCCGTTAGAAGGATATGTAGTTCCTTGGAGAGCTTGTCGCGATTCTCAGCATTTCCGTAAGCTGAGTCTGCCACTACTTCCTTGGGACGCTTGTCGAACTCATCCACCACAGCCTTTACAACCGACTCCAGTGCAATTCCATCTACTTCATTACCAGGGATAGGCTCCGCATTGAGGACTAGGTGAGAGTTGGCCGACTCCACGACTTGTGTCTTATCGCCAATAAACGCCAGCTTTTTGGACTTGTGCCCAACACGTACTTCTGGGTCATGTGCACTCACTACACGGTCGGAGGGCTTGTTATTTTTGTCCTGTTCAACGTACTGAATATCCTCTTTCTGTGGTTCCACATTCTCAGATGAAGGAGACTGGTTTTCGTCAGGGAGCTTCGGAGTAACGTTCTCACGTAAAATACGCAGGAGCACCTCGCGTTGTTGCTTGGCTGTTTCCTGCTCATTGTCGTTTTTCCACTGGGTATCCATGTCGTCGGTGTCCGCACGTTCCAGCCATGCCACTAAACTGAACGCCAAAACACATAGATTGCTGAAGGCGAGATTTCTTTCGCTGCCCTGCACCTCACGCTTGAGTTTGCGAAAGAATGCCCCCACATCCATGTTCTCCTTCAATTTTTCGTAACGCGCTGGGTTATGACGCTTCAAGTAACGCACAAGCTTTTGAGCCGCTTGTTGAATGAGCTCATATACACTTGGCGTAGCAACATTGGCATGCGTGTGGAACGCATCTACCAACCAGCGGTCATCATCTTGTCCC
The Alicyclobacillus curvatus genome window above contains:
- the glmS gene encoding glutamine--fructose-6-phosphate transaminase (isomerizing) yields the protein MCGIVGYIGPRHVQDVVVGGLAKLEYRGYDSAGIATLSNGQISIVKAVGRLGNLEDKLLTEAVVGELGIGHTRWATHGRPSDENAHPHQDCHGRFAVVHNGIVENYVQIREELIAKGHRFQSETDTEVIAHLMEELYNGDFAATVLAVTQRIRGAYALVVMAEDHPDTLIAVRKSSPLIVGLGEGENFIASDIPAILEYTRDVYVLADGELAIVRRDGVTCYPLNGAVTMAELRPVEKEVLHVTWDAVSAERGGFEHFMLKEIHEQPKAIRDTLTGRVAENLDSVQLPELSFTKEYLEAIDRIHIVACGTSWHAGLVGKDAIEKMAKIPVEIDVASEYRYRDALITPRTLVIIITQSGETADTLAALRDSKMKGLRVLAITNVVGSSAAREADDVLITWAGPEIAVASTKAYTTQLVALYLLAAYLGQERGTLAADDKAELLSALDGLPAVAEQVLDAAPRIEQFAKDYQEARDTFFIGRGLDYSVSLEGALKLKEISYIHAEAYAAGELKHGTLALITEGVPVIALATQTDLYEKTLSNIKEVKARDAFVLGLTWAGDEELKKSVDEVIYLPRTSPLIAPIAAVIPLQLLAYYAAVVRGNDVDKPRNLAKSVTVE
- a CDS encoding phosphoglucosamine mutase is translated as MTRMFGTDGVRGVANQELTPELAFRLGRVGAYVLTEGVSGARIVVGKDTRVSSDMLEAALVSGILSVGVDVLQLGVISTPGVAYLTRHLRADAGVMISASHNPVEDNGIKFFGGDGFKLLDAVEDQIEALIDESETLPRPIGSSVGRLYQEPALEVYRKFLMGTVKHRFDGLHIVLDCANGAAYNLAPSVFERLGAKVTSLYMQPDGTNINVGCGSTHPHVVQRAVLEHQADLGLAFDGDADRVIAVDGTGQMVDGDYIMAICAEALHRRGELKNNAVAATVMSNLGFMQAMKDLGIRVQTTAVGDRYVMEAMREEALVLGGEQSGHIIFLNHTTTGDGVLTALQLVDMMVDASKPLSELRQVMTRYPQILENVRVTDKTLWRDRDRIQQALAAGKVSLGESGRLLVRESGTEPIVRVMAEGPNEQLLQECVHQIATVIREEIGV
- the cdaA gene encoding diadenylate cyclase CdaA, producing the protein MDAWLSAIERFNVLNAIDIIIVAYLLYRLLLLIRGTRAVQLLQGVIVILLATGLSSLLHLTTVNWLLNKILTLGLFAIPIVFQPELRRALEQVGRGGFFSLSFRSTAPEETQQLIAEIVKSTQVLAKAKIGALIVIERETGLTEYIETGTLVEGLVSSQLLINTFIPNTPLHDGAVVVRGRRLVSAGCFLPLTENRNLDKELGTRHRAALGVTEQSDAVAVVVSEESGKISIAVDGVLTRDLSENALFELLQTLLTPRRTRRLHLLGRKAES
- a CDS encoding SGNH/GDSL hydrolase family protein, coding for MLYVALGDSVTYGYSSTNPSKSFVQRFARGISKQEKVNVFLHARPGWTSTKLVKATKALQPTLFDEAKIVTLMVGGNDLLRSSPFLLNGNHAHLIKVADRYYQNLVSIVEMVKRPQSKFIIATLYNPFPNSILATEYTKLVNDCVRKVAHRYRLLIADVDARFDGREARLVEGYRRGTIRDFRIVGNPIHPNDAGHGAIAQVLMAVYRRASAKDMARGGKLKRAQK
- the rocF gene encoding arginase; amino-acid sequence: MTELRIIGAPSDLGQGRRGVDMGPSAIRYAGLLEKLRSLGCDVKDLGNIDVPMPEMHTVKDEKLKYLDEVIRVSEALYTSVKKVVEDGHVPIILGGDHSISIGSVAGVASKYRNVGVIWFDAHGDMNTEETTPSGNIHGMPLAVALGYGHKQLLNIGGFTPKVNPQNVVLVGARSVDSDEVRLIRESGIKVYTMTEIDRAGMGPVMEEAIEIAGNGTDGIHLSLDLDALDPMFAPGVGTPVHGGVTYREGHLAMELLAASNRLVSVDVVEVNPILDNRNRTAEMAVELVESLFGKTVV
- a CDS encoding stage II sporulation protein M yields the protein MKTSWEDRQWWVWALCCLLLFAGYIAGATWPGRFASLLSPSLDQLRRLALQSGMFHSVFRTIGVIFVHNLFAALVVMVVSGIITAGIYPAWAMWMNGLTLGYVIATESHQLGVPEWRIFAFGVLPHGLFELPAFVWCGVLGIHLGYVAVQSVWYRLQTSVFRVQPAYDRSDGVFRREFRHTLRLLPYPIGLLLVAATIEGTITPHLLVSHIHHIPGAL
- the pdaB gene encoding polysaccharide deacetylase family sporulation protein PdaB translates to MHMRARRTLFLLTLIATVFMGMMSPVSTPLYAQAKETQAKPHAIYKVDTDKKAVALTFDISWGNKTPEPVLEILKEKHVTKATFFLSGPWTLRHPEIAKDIKEMGFEIGNHGNLHKDFSNYPDSWIRQQVQLSEKAIKQVTNVKTRLIRTPNGDFNPRVIQCLNGMGYTVIQWNTDSLDWKNPGVTAITNRVLNRAVPGDIILMHASDSSKQITQALPQIIDGLKAKGYQFVTVSELLTQAKVKTQVQ